A segment of the Catenuloplanes nepalensis genome:
CCCTGCAACGGCGTGCATCCATTGGTTACGCTGGCACTTCGGGATAACCGCGGTGGTTCGTCGATGCCTGAGTCGCCGTCGTCCCGGTGCAGTCCAGCCGAATCGAACATCGCTATAGACGGGGAGGCGAACGGTCATGAGTCCGGCTGCTCGCGGTGGAAACACCACTGTAGACGTCGATTCACTGCAAGAGTTCCAGGACCAGCTCAGAGCGCGGCTCAGCGAGGTCGACCACGTGATCAGCGTGCTCAGCAACCGGCTGAGCGCACCGCTGCCGGTCGGCACGTTCCACCACGCGTCGACGATCAGCACGAACTACTCGACCCGGCAGTCCCAGCACCTGGCGAACGCGCGCCGGCTTCGGACCGCGATCGTCGCCGCGCAGACCGCCACGGCCGAGATCCTGCGCAACTACACCACGACCGAGGAGCTCAACCGGGTCAGCGCCGACGAGATCGCGTCGACCGTGGGTGACCTGGCCGCACCGCTGCGAGGAACGGGCAATGTCTGACCTGAGGTCGTACTACGAGAACGAGAGCCACGAGACTCTCTACAACCAGCTGCAGAACGGCGACCCGGCCGCGGTCGAGGCCGCGAGCGCGGACTGGAGCACGGTCTCCGGCACGCTCGACGACATCTCGACCGCGCTGACCCGCGATCTGGCCTCGCTGAACGAGAAGTGGAGCAGCGACTCCGGCGACGAGTTCAGCCGCCGGGTGACCGTGATCGCCCAGTTCGCCTCGGACAACGCGGAGCTGGCCGGGCAGGTGAAGCTCGCGCTCACCTCGTTCGCGGCCGACCTGAAAACCGCCCAGGCCAAGGTCGACGATCCGGCGGACACCGACGACAACACCAGCACCTGGGGCGGCGCGCTCACCGGCGGCGCCGTGGCCGGTGTGCCCGGCGCGGTGGTCGGCGCGGTCTGGGGTCACAACCGCGACGAGGAGCAGCGGGAGAAGGCGAAGGCGCGCACCGTCGAGCTGATCTCCAACCTCGCCGGCGACTACCAGATGTCCTGGTCCGGCGGCAGCGTCCAGCCGCCGATCGCCCCGGCGGACCTGCCCGGCTCGGTCGACAACGACGGGCCCGGCAGCGCGAGCGGCCCGGGCGCGACCAACGTCAGCGGCCTCGGCGGCACCGGCACCAGCTCGTCGTCCGGCTCCGGCCGGGCCGGCGCGCCGGACAGTCCGTCGCTGGTCTCGGACACCGGCACGCCCGGTGATCGCGGCGACACCACCGGCGGCGGACCCTCGACCTCGGTCGGTGACGTCACCGGTGGCGGCGGGAACGGCACCGGTCTCAGCGCCGCCACCCCAGGTATCGGCACCGGCACGGGCACCGGCACCGGTCTCGGCACCGGTGGTGGTGGCGGTGGCGGTGGAGGTGGCGACAGCCTCGGCGGCGGTGGCCTCGCGCTCGGCGGTCTCGCCGCGGGCGCCGGCGGTCTCGCCGCGGGCGCGCTGGGCCTCGGCAACAGCGGCCAGTCGGCCCGTCCGGGCGGTGCCGGCTCCTCGGCGATGAAGCCGGGCGGCAACACGGGCACCGGCGCGGGCAAGGGCACCGGCGCGGCCGGCGGCGGCAAGGACCGGCTGGGCGTGCCCCGGCAGGGTGTCGGCGGCGTCGACGGCCACCACGGCCTGCAGAACCGCAACGCGGCCGGTGCGAAGGGCGCCCAGAGCGCGGCCGGCGGCCGTGGCCTGACCGGCGAGGA
Coding sequences within it:
- a CDS encoding WXG100 family type VII secretion target, whose amino-acid sequence is MSDLRSYYENESHETLYNQLQNGDPAAVEAASADWSTVSGTLDDISTALTRDLASLNEKWSSDSGDEFSRRVTVIAQFASDNAELAGQVKLALTSFAADLKTAQAKVDDPADTDDNTSTWGGALTGGAVAGVPGAVVGAVWGHNRDEEQREKAKARTVELISNLAGDYQMSWSGGSVQPPIAPADLPGSVDNDGPGSASGPGATNVSGLGGTGTSSSSGSGRAGAPDSPSLVSDTGTPGDRGDTTGGGPSTSVGDVTGGGGNGTGLSAATPGIGTGTGTGTGLGTGGGGGGGGGGDSLGGGGLALGGLAAGAGGLAAGALGLGNSGQSARPGGAGSSAMKPGGNTGTGAGKGTGAAGGGKDRLGVPRQGVGGVDGHHGLQNRNAAGAKGAQSAAGGRGLTGEDEDADDRTTWLTEDDMVWGQDGSAPPPVLGGR